In Romboutsia lituseburensis, a genomic segment contains:
- a CDS encoding aminotransferase class V-fold PLP-dependent enzyme — MGIYLDNAATSYPKPEIVAKSMYDFMINNGTSSGRGSYQKAMQSDFLVYETRKLIGDLFKFKDYKKVIFTSNVTESLNLALRGILEENDHVITSSLEHNAVWRCLKTLEKERNITITKVKASKEGYTNPLDVEKEIKDNTKLIVFNHASNVLGTIQPIDEIGKIVKNNNILFLVDAAQTAGVIDIDVNKSNIDLLAFTGHKSLLGPMGTGGLIVNCDYDIKPLKAGGTGGDSAYEYQPDYYPNKLETGTLNVSGIAGLKEAIKFINKETIQKIHKKESEIVNYAIDKLSNVKNIEIYGPKKSGDIVGVISFNLKNKRAEDVVNELDLKHNIMLRAGLHCAPNAHELIGTKEIGSIRIGIGYFNEKHEVDTLVYALNEIQD; from the coding sequence ATGGGGATTTATTTAGATAATGCAGCAACATCATATCCAAAGCCAGAAATAGTAGCAAAATCCATGTATGATTTTATGATAAATAATGGGACAAGCTCAGGAAGAGGCTCTTATCAAAAAGCTATGCAATCAGATTTTTTAGTATATGAAACTAGAAAGTTAATAGGAGATTTATTTAAGTTCAAGGATTATAAAAAAGTAATATTTACATCTAATGTAACCGAATCTTTAAATTTAGCATTAAGGGGAATTTTAGAAGAAAATGATCATGTAATAACAAGTAGCTTAGAACATAATGCTGTATGGCGATGTTTAAAAACTTTAGAAAAAGAAAGAAACATAACTATAACAAAAGTTAAGGCTAGTAAAGAAGGATACACAAATCCATTAGATGTAGAAAAGGAAATAAAAGATAATACAAAATTAATAGTATTTAATCATGCATCAAATGTATTAGGTACTATTCAGCCAATAGATGAAATAGGAAAAATAGTTAAGAATAATAATATATTATTTTTGGTAGATGCAGCTCAAACAGCAGGTGTAATAGACATAGATGTAAATAAAAGTAATATAGATTTGTTAGCTTTTACAGGTCATAAAAGTTTGTTAGGTCCAATGGGAACTGGTGGCCTTATAGTAAATTGTGATTATGACATAAAACCTTTAAAGGCAGGTGGAACTGGAGGAGATTCTGCATATGAATATCAACCAGATTATTATCCAAATAAATTAGAAACAGGTACTTTAAATGTAAGTGGGATAGCAGGACTAAAGGAAGCTATCAAATTTATAAATAAAGAAACTATACAAAAAATTCATAAAAAAGAATCAGAAATAGTGAATTATGCAATTGATAAGCTAAGTAATGTGAAAAATATTGAAATATATGGACCTAAAAAAAGTGGTGATATTGTAGGGGTAATATCATTTAATTTAAAAAATAAAAGAGCTGAAGATGTAGTTAATGAACTAGATTTAAAACATAATATAATGCTTAGAGCAGGACTTCATTGTGCACCAAATGCTCATGAATTAATAGGTACAAAGGAAATAGGAAGTATAAGAATAGGAATAGGATATTTTAATGAAAAACATGAAGTTGATACTTTAGTTTATGCATTAAATGAAATACAAGACTAA
- a CDS encoding ABC transporter ATP-binding protein produces MSILSLKNVKYSFENTNILNGIDLNISKGDCVSIIGTSGSGKSTLLKLCSDLISPTSGSISFYERNYNSYEPINLRKQISYCVQIPYLFGDTVYQNLSYPFKIRKQEVNKDKIIKFMEKLNLDESYLEKGINSLSGGEKQRVALIRNLLYKPEILLLDEVTSGLDSQNAKIVQDLIKDLNEDGVTVMWITHSLEQSESIFNKRIQIEQGKIVKEEILK; encoded by the coding sequence TTGAGTATACTTAGCCTTAAAAATGTAAAATATTCTTTTGAAAATACCAACATTTTAAATGGTATAGATTTAAACATATCAAAAGGAGATTGTGTATCAATTATAGGTACTTCGGGATCTGGTAAAAGTACTTTATTAAAACTTTGTTCAGATCTTATAAGTCCAACAAGTGGGAGCATTTCGTTTTATGAAAGAAATTATAATTCATATGAACCTATAAACTTAAGAAAACAAATAAGTTATTGTGTTCAAATACCTTATCTATTTGGAGATACAGTTTATCAAAATCTATCTTATCCCTTTAAAATTAGAAAACAAGAAGTTAATAAAGATAAGATAATTAAATTTATGGAAAAGTTAAATTTAGATGAAAGTTATTTAGAGAAAGGCATAAATTCTTTATCTGGTGGAGAAAAGCAAAGAGTAGCTCTGATAAGAAATTTATTGTATAAGCCAGAAATATTACTTTTGGATGAAGTTACATCAGGGTTAGATTCTCAAAATGCTAAAATAGTTCAGGATTTAATAAAAGATTTAAATGAAGATGGTGTAACTGTTATGTGGATAACTCATAGTTTAGAGCAAAGTGAGTCTATATTTAATAAAAGAATTCAAATAGAGCAAGGGAAGATAGTAAAAGAGGAGATTTTAAAATAA
- a CDS encoding Cof-type HAD-IIB family hydrolase, with the protein MRKLLASDVDGTLYVNDGIHEKSIEYIKKFRENGHAFLLCTGRNFGGVKHLVKDYNIEADGYILCNGAVVLDKNLEVIYSKDISDDIIKKVFEDSKDKESYNFYFADSENLYIVDGYFNNPVLEIDGMEEQWNVTRITEDEFYSNKYSANIIGLEIRNKDIEKTQEKIADIESKLGDSLSIYRNKYFIDIVPKDISKAEGISRVLENYGVHEDDVFVIGDSWNDLSMFERFNKNSYTFSYAEEELKQHASNVIDEFHNCLEVIIK; encoded by the coding sequence ATGAGAAAATTATTAGCATCTGATGTAGATGGAACATTATATGTAAATGATGGTATACATGAAAAAAGTATAGAGTATATCAAGAAGTTTAGAGAAAATGGACATGCCTTTTTATTATGTACAGGAAGAAATTTTGGTGGAGTTAAGCATTTAGTAAAAGACTATAATATTGAAGCAGATGGATATATATTATGTAATGGTGCTGTAGTACTAGATAAAAATCTTGAAGTTATTTATAGTAAAGATATTTCAGATGACATTATAAAAAAAGTATTTGAAGACTCAAAAGACAAAGAAAGTTATAACTTTTATTTCGCAGACAGTGAAAATTTATATATAGTAGATGGATATTTTAATAATCCTGTATTAGAAATAGATGGTATGGAAGAACAATGGAATGTAACTAGAATAACAGAAGATGAGTTTTATTCTAATAAATATAGTGCAAATATTATAGGACTTGAAATAAGAAATAAAGATATAGAAAAAACACAAGAAAAAATAGCAGACATAGAAAGTAAACTGGGTGATAGTTTAAGTATATATAGAAATAAATATTTTATAGATATAGTTCCTAAGGATATATCTAAAGCAGAAGGTATCTCAAGAGTATTAGAAAACTATGGAGTTCATGAAGATGATGTATTTGTAATAGGAGACTCTTGGAATGATTTAAGTATGTTTGAAAGATTCAATAAAAATTCATATACTTTTAGTTATGCAGAAGAAGAATTAAAACAACATGCGAGTAATGTAATAGATGAGTTTCATAATTGCTTAGAAGTTATAATAAAATAG
- a CDS encoding CheR family methyltransferase, whose amino-acid sequence MKLTNNDFMRLKNFMYNNYGINLENKRTLIETRLLLVVKRLGFTDFKSYIDALIQDRTGEQASILVERLTTNFTYFMREEMHYEFLKDEVFAKALKKPTVGGLKIWSAASSTGEEAYCIAMLASSVFGINTRSKIAITASDISNNVLKQAKLGAYSPDKIAKLPQPWVKNYFKKINEKNYVINDSIKSLVEFKYFNLNKDIGWERRKYDVIFCRNVMIYFDNPTKEKLCKRLYEALKPGGYLIIGLSENLSNLQNNFERIKPSVYVKK is encoded by the coding sequence ATGAAATTAACGAATAATGACTTTATGCGTTTAAAAAACTTTATGTATAATAACTATGGCATAAATTTAGAAAATAAAAGAACATTAATTGAAACTAGACTACTACTTGTTGTAAAGCGTTTAGGATTTACGGATTTTAAAAGCTATATAGATGCTTTAATACAAGATAGAACAGGAGAGCAAGCTTCAATTTTAGTAGAAAGACTTACTACTAACTTTACATATTTTATGCGTGAAGAAATGCATTATGAATTTTTAAAAGATGAAGTTTTTGCAAAAGCCCTAAAAAAACCAACAGTAGGAGGTTTGAAAATATGGTCAGCAGCTTCGTCTACAGGAGAAGAAGCATATTGTATAGCTATGTTGGCATCAAGTGTATTTGGTATAAATACAAGATCAAAAATAGCTATAACAGCATCTGATATATCTAACAATGTATTAAAACAAGCAAAACTAGGTGCTTATTCACCAGATAAAATAGCAAAATTACCACAACCATGGGTTAAGAATTACTTTAAAAAGATAAATGAAAAAAATTATGTAATTAATGATAGTATAAAAAGCTTAGTTGAATTTAAATATTTTAATTTAAATAAGGATATAGGATGGGAAAGACGTAAATATGATGTTATTTTCTGTAGAAATGTTATGATTTATTTTGATAATCCTACAAAAGAAAAATTATGTAAGAGACTTTATGAAGCTCTTAAACCGGGTGGATACTTAATAATTGGACTATCAGAAAATTTATCGAATTTACAAAATAATTTTGAACGTATAAAACCATCAGTATATGTAAAAAAATAG
- a CDS encoding chemotaxis protein CheA gives MSGVDSMVEFYVYENMQLLEQLEEILLGGQSDDGGLESEQIEEIFRVMHTIKGASAMMGYESLMHITHSIEDVFDEIRKGRELSYDKWEEVIDVTLAITDFLKEEINNVQEGLFPEASIDELHERVIKLLKEEETAEQNLEINFPGEESAESNTVKLEKIDGQTQYHAKVLFESGCGMESIRALGLMVSIEGLCSSLKTIPEDLNSDCDKEIVENGFELYLSTEKERAEIEKCIEETMFLQSYDLVEIKEKEQEPASSTTENAIAEVAITSEDVHEENLDKNQEVVNNEVNKINEALNKEKSNELQKDNKKSDSPKKEAKSQNNQAHSNKNSYLTVNISKVDMLMNLVGEIVTTESMVEKQSQLENFDRDMFEKQARRLHQLTTELQDVVMSIRMVPISSTFTKMQRVVRDMCKKTGKHVDLVLVGEQTEVDKTILENISDPLMHMIRNSMDHGIEMPEDRIAKSKPEKGTITLEAKNTGGDVVIVIKDDGKGLNKEALVKKAIEKGITNKSLDEISDKEAYNFILAPGFSTKEAVTEFSGRGVGMDVVHTNIRKLRGSINIDSEEGKGTMIIIRIPLTLAIVDGMKVQIGDEIYIIPSLNIKEVFRQGSYEIVQNPNGEEHSIIRGNCYEIKRLSNLLGIESEKSDEGIMILVESEMGNVCIIVDRIIGQQHVVIKPIPTLLTQFDKVQSHMSGCSILEDGSISLIFDVNAIISR, from the coding sequence ATGAGCGGCGTAGATTCTATGGTTGAATTTTATGTATATGAAAATATGCAATTACTAGAACAATTAGAAGAAATTTTACTTGGCGGTCAATCAGATGATGGTGGATTAGAAAGTGAACAAATAGAAGAAATTTTCCGTGTAATGCATACCATAAAAGGTGCATCAGCTATGATGGGATATGAAAGTTTAATGCATATTACTCATAGTATAGAAGATGTTTTCGATGAAATACGTAAAGGTAGAGAACTTTCTTATGATAAATGGGAAGAGGTTATAGATGTTACTTTAGCAATTACAGATTTCTTGAAAGAAGAAATAAATAATGTTCAAGAAGGACTATTTCCTGAAGCTAGCATAGATGAACTTCATGAAAGAGTTATAAAGTTATTAAAAGAAGAAGAAACTGCAGAACAAAATTTAGAAATAAATTTCCCAGGAGAAGAAAGCGCGGAAAGTAATACTGTAAAATTAGAAAAAATAGATGGACAAACTCAGTACCATGCAAAGGTCCTATTTGAAAGTGGATGTGGTATGGAGTCAATTAGAGCACTTGGATTAATGGTATCTATAGAAGGATTATGCTCTAGTCTAAAAACTATTCCAGAAGACTTAAACAGTGATTGTGATAAAGAAATTGTTGAAAATGGTTTTGAGTTATATCTATCTACAGAAAAAGAAAGAGCAGAAATAGAAAAGTGCATTGAAGAAACTATGTTTTTACAAAGTTATGACCTTGTAGAAATTAAAGAAAAAGAGCAAGAGCCAGCTAGTAGCACTACAGAAAATGCTATTGCGGAAGTTGCAATTACTAGTGAAGATGTACATGAAGAAAATTTAGATAAAAATCAAGAAGTTGTAAATAATGAAGTAAATAAAATAAATGAAGCGCTAAATAAAGAAAAATCAAATGAATTACAAAAAGATAATAAAAAATCAGATTCACCTAAAAAAGAAGCTAAATCTCAAAATAATCAAGCGCACTCTAATAAAAACAGCTATTTAACTGTTAATATAAGTAAAGTTGATATGTTAATGAATTTAGTTGGAGAGATAGTTACAACAGAATCTATGGTAGAAAAACAATCTCAGTTAGAAAACTTTGATAGGGATATGTTTGAAAAACAAGCTAGAAGATTACATCAATTAACAACAGAACTACAAGATGTTGTAATGTCTATACGTATGGTACCTATTTCTTCAACATTTACAAAAATGCAAAGAGTTGTAAGAGATATGTGTAAAAAAACAGGTAAGCACGTTGATTTAGTATTAGTTGGAGAACAAACAGAAGTAGATAAAACTATACTAGAAAATATATCAGATCCACTAATGCATATGATAAGAAACAGTATGGATCACGGTATAGAAATGCCAGAAGATCGTATAGCAAAATCTAAGCCAGAAAAAGGAACAATTACATTAGAAGCTAAAAATACAGGTGGAGATGTAGTAATAGTTATAAAAGATGATGGTAAAGGATTAAATAAAGAAGCTTTAGTTAAAAAAGCTATTGAAAAAGGAATAACTAATAAAAGTTTAGATGAAATAAGTGATAAGGAAGCATATAACTTTATATTAGCTCCAGGTTTCTCAACAAAAGAAGCAGTAACAGAGTTCTCTGGACGTGGGGTGGGTATGGACGTTGTTCATACAAACATACGTAAGTTAAGAGGTTCTATAAATATAGACAGTGAAGAAGGCAAAGGTACTATGATAATAATTCGTATACCTTTAACGCTTGCTATAGTAGATGGTATGAAAGTTCAAATAGGTGATGAAATATACATAATACCATCACTTAATATAAAAGAAGTATTTAGACAAGGATCATATGAGATAGTTCAAAATCCAAATGGAGAAGAACATAGTATCATAAGAGGTAATTGTTATGAAATTAAAAGATTATCAAATCTATTAGGTATAGAAAGTGAAAAATCTGATGAAGGTATTATGATTTTAGTTGAGTCTGAAATGGGTAATGTGTGTATAATAGTAGACCGTATAATAGGTCAGCAACATGTTGTAATAAAACCGATACCTACACTGTTAACGCAATTTGACAAAGTTCAATCTCACATGTCAGGTTGTTCAATACTAGAAGATGGTTCTATTAGTTTAATATTTGATGTAAATGCCATCATTAGTAGGTAG
- a CDS encoding chemotaxis protein CheC, producing MEFGCDKLNVFREISNIGSGNASTSLSMMVDEIVNIGLPNGEMVKFSDITNSYTSAEELVVGAVLELSEDIDGFVMFIMKVDSAFNLLSKITKQEIKCDRNDYEGVCKELSSIGEICNILCGAYLTSISEMTNLSIIPSVPYFAVDMVGAIMNLPAAIYGQVSDSILCIETDFFTRDKQVEGKYYFIPKVDSCEKLLSALGFGI from the coding sequence ATGGAATTTGGATGCGATAAATTGAATGTATTTCGAGAAATAAGTAATATAGGATCTGGAAATGCATCTACTTCATTATCTATGATGGTAGATGAAATAGTAAATATTGGTTTACCAAATGGTGAAATGGTTAAATTTTCAGACATAACAAATAGTTATACTTCAGCAGAAGAATTAGTTGTAGGAGCGGTATTAGAGCTTTCAGAAGATATAGATGGATTTGTTATGTTTATTATGAAAGTTGATTCAGCTTTTAATTTATTATCAAAAATAACTAAACAAGAAATTAAATGTGATAGAAATGATTATGAAGGTGTTTGTAAAGAGTTAAGTTCAATAGGAGAAATATGTAATATACTTTGTGGAGCGTATTTAACATCAATATCAGAGATGACAAACTTAAGCATAATACCATCAGTACCGTATTTTGCTGTAGATATGGTTGGAGCAATAATGAATTTACCAGCTGCAATATATGGACAAGTTTCAGACTCGATACTATGTATAGAAACAGACTTCTTTACAAGAGATAAGCAAGTAGAAGGCAAATATTACTTTATTCCTAAAGTTGATTCATGTGAAAAGTTATTATCAGCATTAGGATTTGGTATTTAG
- a CDS encoding chemotaxis protein CheW — MNENEEIVEGKIDNLYMVFIIDNKKYALSSKYIIEIIEMLPLTKVPFIPKYIKGIINLRSTIIPVMDARMRFDLEPIEYDERTCVIIIEHQGNTIGLIVDAVNEVINISDNQIMKTTSNKDGIAQNFISGISEINNEVQLILDCNSLVEIIGDMNYEINE; from the coding sequence GTGAACGAAAATGAAGAGATAGTAGAGGGTAAGATAGATAATTTATACATGGTATTTATTATAGATAACAAAAAATATGCATTATCATCAAAATACATTATAGAAATTATAGAAATGCTACCATTAACAAAAGTTCCATTCATTCCTAAATACATTAAGGGAATTATAAACTTAAGAAGTACAATAATTCCAGTAATGGATGCTAGAATGAGATTTGATTTGGAGCCTATTGAATATGATGAAAGAACTTGTGTAATTATAATTGAACATCAAGGAAATACAATAGGTTTAATAGTTGATGCAGTAAATGAAGTTATAAATATATCGGATAATCAAATAATGAAGACAACATCAAATAAAGATGGTATAGCTCAAAACTTTATAAGTGGTATTAGTGAAATAAACAATGAAGTTCAGTTAATATTAGACTGTAATTCATTAGTAGAAATTATAGGGGATATGAATTATGAAATTAACGAATAA
- a CDS encoding response regulator yields the protein MKKVLIVDDAAFMRMSIRNMISKHGFEIVGEAENGLVAIEKYKELQPDIVTMDITMPEMDGLEALREIKKVNPAAAVVMISALGQEARMKEAIIYGAKGFIVKPFKEEMLISALSKL from the coding sequence ATGAAAAAAGTATTAATAGTTGACGATGCAGCATTTATGCGTATGTCTATTCGTAACATGATTTCAAAGCATGGGTTTGAAATAGTTGGAGAAGCTGAAAATGGATTAGTAGCAATAGAGAAGTACAAAGAGCTACAACCAGATATAGTAACAATGGATATAACAATGCCAGAAATGGATGGATTAGAAGCATTAAGAGAGATAAAGAAAGTAAATCCAGCGGCAGCAGTAGTAATGATATCAGCTTTAGGACAAGAAGCAAGAATGAAAGAAGCTATAATATATGGAGCAAAAGGATTTATAGTAAAACCTTTCAAAGAAGAAATGTTAATATCTGCTTTATCTAAGTTATAA
- a CDS encoding HAD family hydrolase, with translation MIKFIATDMDGTLLNRNNEIHDEFFDVFEKLEQNNIIFAAASGRQYYNLAKRFESIKDRMMFIAENGTFVVYKDEELFINALDKCVARELIQIGRTIDNSYVILCGKKAAYVESDNEEFIKEVSKYYERYEIVEDVNQIDDDILKVTICDFSGSENNSNKYFNDYRENLQVTISGEIWLDITAKGANKGVAIKALQEKLGINFEETMVFGDYLNDLEMMGAAYHSYAMENAHDDLKKVARFRAKSNDENGVVEAIKNNIAI, from the coding sequence ATGATTAAATTTATAGCAACGGATATGGATGGAACTTTATTAAATAGAAATAATGAAATTCATGATGAGTTTTTTGATGTATTTGAAAAGTTAGAACAAAATAATATAATATTTGCAGCAGCAAGTGGAAGACAATATTATAATTTAGCTAAGCGTTTTGAATCTATAAAAGATAGAATGATGTTTATCGCAGAAAATGGAACTTTTGTAGTATATAAAGATGAGGAATTATTTATAAATGCACTAGATAAATGTGTAGCAAGAGAACTTATACAAATCGGAAGAACAATAGATAATTCATATGTAATCTTATGTGGCAAAAAAGCTGCATATGTAGAAAGTGATAATGAAGAGTTTATAAAAGAAGTATCGAAATATTATGAGAGATATGAAATTGTTGAAGATGTAAATCAAATAGATGACGATATATTAAAAGTAACTATTTGTGACTTCTCGGGATCTGAAAATAATAGTAATAAATACTTTAATGATTATAGAGAGAACCTTCAAGTGACGATATCAGGTGAAATTTGGTTAGATATCACTGCAAAAGGAGCCAATAAAGGCGTTGCCATTAAAGCACTTCAAGAAAAGTTAGGTATAAATTTTGAAGAAACAATGGTATTTGGAGATTATCTAAACGACTTAGAAATGATGGGTGCAGCTTATCATAGTTATGCTATGGAAAATGCACATGATGACTTAAAAAAGGTTGCTAGATTTAGAGCTAAAAGTAACGATGAAAATGGAGTAGTAGAAGCTATTAAAAACAACATAGCTATATAA
- a CDS encoding protein-glutamate methylesterase/protein-glutamine glutaminase, producing the protein MEKNKKIKVLVIDDSSIFRRVISKYLQEDPELEVVDTAKDSYEARDKILQLRPDVLTLDIEMPGINGIEFLKILMEQFPIPTIVISGADGRCFEAISAGAVGFVDKPTATTMDEFSKDLATKIKEASVAKLEKKKNIKYAQSQSVDSVKPRATTSSSVAKRGYNNKEVIAIGASMGGVEAISKLLKQLPSGLPPIVITQHMPPIFTKRYAERLNKECVINICEGRNGQELLSGYAYIAPGGLQMGIARKSNKYVLEIKSGEKISGHCPSVDYLFDSVAQAAKDNAIGVILTGMGHDGAKGLLGIKKAGGYTLGQNKHSCVVYGMPMAAMNMGAVCKETSLDMMPNAIWNQLKRMQTKV; encoded by the coding sequence ATGGAAAAAAATAAAAAAATAAAAGTATTAGTAATTGATGATTCTAGCATATTTAGACGTGTTATATCAAAGTATCTTCAAGAGGATCCAGAACTAGAGGTTGTAGATACTGCTAAGGATTCATATGAAGCTAGAGATAAGATATTACAGTTAAGACCAGATGTATTAACATTAGATATAGAAATGCCAGGAATAAATGGAATAGAATTTTTAAAGATATTGATGGAACAATTTCCTATTCCTACAATAGTTATAAGTGGAGCAGATGGAAGATGCTTCGAAGCTATAAGTGCAGGTGCAGTTGGATTTGTTGATAAACCAACTGCAACTACAATGGATGAATTTTCAAAAGATCTTGCAACTAAAATAAAGGAAGCATCTGTTGCAAAATTAGAAAAAAAGAAAAATATTAAATATGCTCAATCTCAATCAGTTGACTCAGTTAAGCCAAGAGCTACAACAAGTAGTAGCGTTGCAAAAAGGGGATATAACAACAAAGAAGTAATAGCTATAGGTGCATCTATGGGAGGCGTAGAAGCTATAAGTAAATTATTAAAGCAATTACCATCAGGATTACCACCAATAGTTATTACACAACATATGCCACCTATATTTACAAAAAGATATGCAGAGAGACTAAATAAAGAGTGTGTGATTAACATATGTGAAGGTAGAAATGGACAAGAACTATTAAGTGGATATGCATATATTGCTCCAGGTGGACTTCAAATGGGAATTGCAAGAAAAAGCAATAAATATGTGTTAGAAATTAAGTCGGGAGAAAAGATTAGTGGCCATTGCCCATCAGTAGATTATTTATTTGATTCTGTAGCTCAAGCAGCTAAAGATAATGCAATAGGCGTAATTTTAACTGGAATGGGTCATGATGGTGCTAAAGGTCTTCTAGGAATAAAAAAAGCAGGCGGTTATACTCTTGGCCAAAACAAACACTCATGTGTAGTTTATGGAATGCCAATGGCGGCTATGAATATGGGTGCAGTTTGCAAAGAAACGTCTTTAGATATGATGCCAAATGCAATTTGGAATCAGTTAAAAAGAATGCAAACAAAAGTATAA
- a CDS encoding chemotaxis protein CheD, whose translation MENVIVGIADFKIVKAPNQIMTVGLGSCCGVVLYDEISKVAGLVHVLLSDSKFEKSVVNKAKYADSGINLLYQEMIKAGANARFIRAKLAGGAHMFNFKNTGNSIFTIGEKNVKACKETLAKLNIAIVSEDVLGTCGRTIVFDTATSKLRIKSVGKSEKYI comes from the coding sequence ATGGAAAATGTTATAGTAGGTATAGCAGATTTTAAAATTGTAAAAGCACCTAATCAAATAATGACAGTAGGGTTAGGTTCTTGCTGTGGTGTTGTACTTTATGATGAAATAAGTAAAGTAGCAGGACTAGTTCATGTTTTGCTTTCAGATTCGAAATTTGAAAAAAGTGTAGTAAATAAAGCAAAATATGCAGATTCAGGAATTAATTTATTATATCAAGAAATGATAAAGGCGGGTGCAAATGCTAGGTTTATAAGAGCTAAATTAGCAGGTGGTGCACATATGTTTAACTTTAAAAATACAGGAAATAGTATATTTACCATTGGAGAAAAAAATGTAAAAGCATGTAAAGAAACATTAGCTAAATTAAATATCGCTATTGTTTCTGAAGATGTTTTAGGAACTTGTGGGAGAACTATTGTATTTGACACTGCGACAAGTAAATTACGTATTAAAAGTGTTGGAAAAAGTGAAAAGTATATCTAA
- a CDS encoding ABC transporter permease — translation MDTLSLIIASVLIIIPIFISYKEKLGLEKEIIISMIRAIIQLVIVGYILEFIFGQKSPVFTICLVLIMIINAALNTKKRGEGIKNCEFISFISIIVGTTITLSVLVVSKAIAFVPNEIIPVGGMIISNSMVAIGLAYRNLNMSFKNRRSEVEVKLSLGSDIGDASKTIIRDSIKMAIIPTIDSAKTLGIVSLPGMMTGLILGGASPLIAIKFQIMVTFMILSSVSISVILATYMAYKDFFNERKQLKI, via the coding sequence ATGGATACATTATCATTAATAATAGCGTCAGTTTTAATCATTATACCAATATTCATATCTTATAAAGAAAAGCTTGGGCTAGAAAAAGAAATTATTATAAGTATGATTAGAGCAATTATTCAATTAGTTATAGTAGGATATATATTAGAATTTATATTTGGTCAAAAAAGCCCTGTATTCACAATTTGTTTAGTGTTAATTATGATAATAAATGCAGCACTTAATACTAAAAAAAGAGGAGAAGGAATTAAAAACTGTGAGTTTATTTCTTTTATATCTATAATAGTAGGAACGACTATTACTCTTTCAGTTCTTGTAGTATCAAAAGCTATAGCATTTGTACCAAATGAAATAATACCAGTAGGGGGAATGATAATAAGTAACTCTATGGTAGCTATAGGATTAGCATATAGAAATTTAAATATGAGTTTTAAAAATAGAAGAAGTGAAGTAGAGGTAAAACTATCTCTAGGAAGTGATATAGGCGATGCATCTAAAACAATAATTAGAGATAGTATCAAAATGGCAATAATACCTACAATTGATTCAGCTAAAACTCTAGGAATAGTATCTCTTCCTGGAATGATGACAGGTCTTATATTAGGTGGAGCATCACCTCTTATAGCAATAAAGTTTCAGATTATGGTTACATTTATGATATTATCATCAGTTTCTATATCAGTAATATTAGCTACATATATGGCCTATAAAGACTTCTTTAATGAAAGAAAACAACTTAAAATATAA